A single genomic interval of Streptomyces sp. NBC_00663 harbors:
- a CDS encoding cell division protein SepF, which translates to MAGAMRKMAVYLGLVEDDGYDGRGFDPDDDFEPELDPEPERDHRRHEPVHQSHSAHQSQRDEEVRIVQPSTPREPLARSASLAAESGRPARIAPVASITQERQSLEKNAPVIMPKVVSEREPYRITTLHPRTYNEARTIGEHFREGTPVIMNLTEMDDTDAKRLVDFAAGLVFGLHGSIERVTQKVFLLSPANVDVTAEDKARIAEGGFFNQS; encoded by the coding sequence ATGGCCGGCGCGATGCGCAAGATGGCGGTCTACCTCGGCCTCGTGGAGGACGATGGGTACGACGGCCGCGGTTTCGACCCCGACGACGACTTCGAACCCGAACTGGACCCGGAGCCCGAGCGGGACCACCGGCGGCACGAACCGGTGCACCAGTCGCACAGTGCACATCAGTCCCAAAGGGACGAAGAGGTGCGAATCGTGCAACCCTCCACCCCCCGTGAGCCGCTCGCCCGTTCCGCTTCGCTAGCCGCGGAATCCGGACGTCCGGCGCGCATCGCGCCCGTGGCGTCCATCACACAAGAACGCCAGAGCCTGGAGAAGAACGCACCGGTGATCATGCCCAAGGTCGTGTCCGAACGAGAGCCTTACCGGATCACCACGCTTCACCCGCGGACCTACAACGAGGCCCGTACCATCGGGGAACACTTCCGTGAGGGCACCCCGGTGATCATGAATCTGACTGAGATGGATGACACAGACGCGAAGCGACTTGTCGACTTTGCGGCCGGTTTGGTGTTTGGTCTTCACGGCAGCATCGAGCGGGTGACGCAGAAGGTGTTCCTGTTGTCGCCTGCTAACGTCGATGTCACGGCGGAGGACAAGGCCCGTATCGCAGAGGGCGGGTTCTTCAACCAGAGCTGA
- a CDS encoding DivIVA domain-containing protein — translation MPLTPEDVRNKQFTTVRLREGYDEDEVDAFLDEVEAELTRLLRENEDLRAKLAAATRAAAQNQQNMRKPPEGPGGPGPQDQQQGMQQQGMPQQGMPGQGMQQQGMPQQGMRGPGGPVPAGISGPPQQQMGGPMGGPPQLPSGAPQLPAGPSGGQGGPQGPGPMGQGPMGQGPMGQGPMGGQPPMQQQMGGPMGGPMGGPMGGPGQGPGGDSAARVLSLAQQTADQAIAEARSEANKIVGEARSRAEGLERDARAKADALERDAQEKHRVAMGSLESARATLERKVEDLRGFEREYRTRLKSYLESQLRQLETQADDSLAPPRTPATASLPPSPAPSMAPAGASAPSYGGNPGGMGGAPAPAGPSYGGQQQMSPAMTQPMAPVRPQGPGPMGQAPSPMRGFLIDEDDN, via the coding sequence ATGCCGTTGACCCCCGAGGACGTGCGGAACAAGCAGTTCACGACCGTCCGCCTCCGAGAAGGCTATGACGAGGACGAGGTCGATGCCTTCCTCGACGAGGTCGAAGCCGAACTGACCCGCCTGCTCCGCGAGAACGAGGACCTGCGCGCCAAGCTGGCCGCGGCGACGCGTGCTGCTGCCCAGAACCAGCAGAACATGCGCAAGCCCCCCGAGGGTCCCGGCGGTCCCGGTCCGCAGGACCAGCAGCAGGGCATGCAGCAGCAGGGGATGCCGCAGCAGGGAATGCCCGGGCAGGGCATGCAGCAGCAGGGAATGCCGCAGCAGGGCATGCGTGGGCCTGGCGGCCCCGTGCCCGCCGGCATATCTGGCCCGCCGCAGCAGCAGATGGGCGGCCCCATGGGAGGCCCGCCCCAGCTGCCGAGCGGTGCGCCGCAGCTGCCTGCCGGTCCGAGCGGCGGCCAGGGTGGCCCGCAGGGTCCCGGTCCGATGGGCCAGGGCCCGATGGGTCAGGGTCCGATGGGTCAGGGCCCCATGGGTGGTCAGCCGCCCATGCAGCAGCAGATGGGTGGCCCGATGGGCGGCCCCATGGGCGGTCCGATGGGCGGCCCCGGTCAGGGTCCCGGTGGCGACAGCGCCGCCCGTGTCCTCTCGCTGGCCCAGCAGACCGCCGACCAGGCGATCGCCGAGGCCCGTTCCGAGGCCAACAAGATCGTCGGCGAGGCGCGTTCGCGTGCCGAGGGTCTGGAGCGTGACGCCCGAGCCAAGGCCGACGCCCTGGAGCGGGACGCGCAGGAGAAGCACCGCGTCGCGATGGGCTCCCTGGAGTCCGCCCGCGCCACGCTGGAGCGCAAGGTCGAGGATCTGCGCGGCTTCGAGCGCGAGTACCGCACGCGTCTGAAGTCGTACCTGGAGTCGCAGCTGCGTCAGCTGGAGACCCAGGCCGACGACTCGCTGGCTCCGCCGCGTACCCCGGCGACCGCGTCGCTGCCGCCGTCCCCGGCGCCTTCGATGGCTCCGGCCGGTGCGAGCGCCCCGTCGTACGGTGGCAACCCGGGCGGCATGGGCGGTGCTCCGGCGCCGGCCGGTCCGTCCTACGGCGGCCAGCAGCAGATGTCGCCCGCGATGACCCAGCCGATGGCTCCGGTCCGGCCGCAGGGCCCCGGCCCGATGGGCCAGGCCCCGTCGCCGATGCGCGGGTTCCTCATCGACGAGGACGACAACTGA
- the ftsZ gene encoding cell division protein FtsZ translates to MAAPQNYLAVIKVIGVGGGGVNAINRMIEVGLKGVEFIAINTDAQALLMSDADVKLDVGRELTRGLGAGANPAVGRKAAEDHREEIEEVLKGADMVFVTAGEGGGTGTGGAPVVANIARNLGALTIGVVTRPFTFEGRRRANQAEDGIAELREEVDTLIVIPNDRLLSISDRQVSVLDAFKSADQVLLSGVQGITDLITTPGLINLDFADVKSVMSEAGSALMGIGSARGDDRAVAAAEMAISSPLLEASIDGARGVLLSISGGSDLGLFEINEAAQLVSEAAHPEANIIFGAVIDDALGDEVRVTVIAAGFDGGQPPARRDNVLGSASNSARREEPTPVRQTESRPSFGSLGSVTPKEEPEPAPEPVADLPVAPPVPPSRTYSDSAAEELDVPDFLK, encoded by the coding sequence GTGGCAGCACCGCAGAACTACCTCGCAGTCATCAAAGTCATCGGTGTCGGCGGCGGTGGTGTCAATGCCATCAACCGGATGATCGAGGTCGGTCTCAAGGGCGTCGAGTTCATCGCCATCAACACAGACGCGCAGGCGCTGTTGATGAGCGACGCCGACGTCAAGCTCGACGTCGGCCGGGAACTCACCCGCGGACTCGGCGCCGGCGCCAACCCGGCCGTCGGCCGCAAGGCCGCCGAGGACCACCGCGAGGAGATCGAGGAGGTCCTCAAGGGGGCCGACATGGTCTTCGTGACGGCCGGTGAAGGCGGCGGCACCGGCACCGGCGGCGCCCCCGTCGTGGCCAACATCGCCCGCAACCTGGGCGCCCTCACCATCGGCGTGGTCACGCGCCCGTTCACCTTCGAGGGACGGCGCCGCGCCAACCAGGCCGAGGACGGCATCGCGGAACTCCGCGAAGAGGTCGACACCCTCATCGTCATCCCCAACGACCGGCTGCTGTCCATCTCGGACCGCCAGGTCTCGGTCCTCGACGCCTTCAAGTCGGCCGACCAGGTCCTGCTCTCCGGTGTCCAGGGCATCACCGACCTCATCACCACGCCCGGTCTGATCAACCTCGACTTCGCCGACGTCAAGTCGGTCATGTCCGAGGCCGGTTCGGCCCTCATGGGCATCGGCTCGGCCCGCGGCGACGACCGCGCGGTGGCCGCCGCCGAGATGGCGATCTCCTCGCCGCTGCTGGAGGCGTCCATCGACGGCGCCCGCGGTGTCCTGCTCTCCATCTCCGGTGGCTCCGACCTCGGCCTGTTCGAGATCAACGAGGCCGCCCAGCTGGTGAGCGAGGCCGCGCACCCCGAGGCCAACATCATCTTCGGCGCGGTCATCGACGACGCCCTCGGCGACGAGGTCCGGGTCACGGTCATCGCCGCCGGCTTCGACGGCGGCCAGCCGCCGGCCCGCCGGGACAACGTCCTCGGCTCGGCCTCCAACTCGGCCCGCCGCGAAGAGCCCACTCCGGTACGGCAGACCGAGTCCCGCCCGTCCTTCGGTTCGCTCGGCAGCGTCACGCCGAAGGAGGAGCCGGAGCCCGCGCCCGAGCCGGTGGCCGACCTCCCGGTCGCCCCGCCGGTCCCGCCGTCGCGCACCTACTCGGACAGCGCGGCCGAGGAACTGGACGTGCCGGACTTCCTGAAGTGA
- a CDS encoding YggT family protein has protein sequence MSVFAQVIYIALMVFLIVLIFRLVMDYVFQFARSWQPGKAMVVVLEATYTVTDPPLKLLRRFIPPLRLGGVALDLSFFVLMIIVYILISIVGNLAR, from the coding sequence ATGAGCGTGTTCGCGCAGGTGATCTACATCGCGCTGATGGTGTTCCTCATCGTGCTCATCTTCCGGTTGGTCATGGACTACGTCTTCCAGTTCGCCCGCTCGTGGCAACCTGGCAAGGCGATGGTGGTCGTCCTGGAGGCCACCTACACTGTCACCGATCCACCGCTGAAGCTTCTGCGGCGGTTCATTCCGCCGCTGCGTCTCGGGGGCGTGGCGCTCGACCTGTCCTTCTTCGTACTGATGATCATCGTCTACATCTTGATCTCTATCGTGGGCAATCTCGCGAGGTGA
- a CDS encoding YggS family pyridoxal phosphate-dependent enzyme, which yields MTDRKGELAANLAKVEERIAAACVAAGRKREEVTLIVVTKTYPASDVRILSELGVRDVAENKDQDAAPKAVECSDLSLNWHFVGQLQTNKVRSVVGYADLVQSVDRSKLVTALSREAVRAEREVGCLLQVALDAEASERGERGGVAPGGIEELADLVAGAPGLRLDGLMTVAPLTGEYAGRQQAAFERLMDLSTDLRRAHPAANMVSAGMSADLEQAVAAGATHVRVGTAVLGVRARLG from the coding sequence ATGACGGACCGTAAGGGCGAACTCGCCGCGAACCTGGCGAAGGTGGAGGAGCGCATCGCCGCCGCGTGCGTGGCCGCGGGGCGCAAGCGCGAAGAGGTGACCCTCATCGTGGTCACCAAGACCTACCCCGCGAGCGATGTGCGGATCCTGTCGGAACTCGGTGTCCGCGACGTCGCCGAGAACAAGGACCAGGACGCGGCCCCCAAGGCCGTCGAATGTTCCGATCTGTCCCTTAATTGGCACTTCGTCGGTCAGCTTCAGACCAACAAGGTGCGTTCCGTGGTCGGTTACGCGGATCTCGTGCAGTCCGTCGATCGTTCGAAGCTGGTGACGGCTCTCTCCAGGGAGGCCGTACGGGCCGAGCGTGAGGTGGGGTGTCTGCTCCAGGTCGCGCTGGACGCGGAGGCGAGCGAGCGCGGGGAGCGGGGTGGCGTAGCGCCCGGCGGAATCGAAGAGTTGGCCGACCTCGTCGCCGGGGCTCCGGGGCTGCGGCTCGACGGACTGATGACCGTCGCACCGCTCACCGGGGAGTACGCGGGGCGCCAACAGGCGGCGTTCGAGCGGTTGATGGATTTGTCGACCGACCTGCGCCGAGCCCATCCGGCTGCGAACATGGTCTCGGCAGGGATGAGTGCGGATCTCGAACAGGCCGTGGCCGCCGGAGCGACACATGTACGCGTCGGTACCGCGGTACTCGGAGTCCGCGCGAGGCTCGGGTAA
- the pgeF gene encoding peptidoglycan editing factor PgeF: MIGRRDTVSGAHFAFTDRWGGVSAVPYEELNLGGAVGDDADAVRTNRELAAKSLGIDPARVVWMNQVHGAEVAVVAEPWGDRPVPEVDAIVTAGRGLALAVLTADCTPVLLADPVAGVVAAAHAGRPGMIAGVVPAAVRAMTELGADPARIVARTGPAVCGRCYEVPEEMRADVAAIEPAAYAETSWGTPAVDVTAGVHAQLDRLGVRDREQSPVCTRESGDHFSYRRDRTTGRLAGYVWLD, translated from the coding sequence GTGATAGGACGGCGCGACACCGTGAGCGGCGCGCACTTCGCCTTCACCGACCGGTGGGGCGGGGTGAGCGCCGTTCCGTACGAGGAGCTCAATCTCGGCGGGGCGGTCGGCGACGATGCCGACGCCGTCCGTACCAATCGTGAACTGGCCGCCAAGTCGCTGGGGATCGACCCGGCGCGGGTGGTCTGGATGAACCAGGTGCACGGGGCGGAGGTGGCGGTGGTCGCCGAGCCGTGGGGGGACCGGCCGGTACCGGAGGTCGACGCGATCGTCACCGCCGGACGCGGTCTCGCCCTCGCCGTCCTCACCGCCGACTGCACGCCCGTCCTGCTCGCCGACCCGGTCGCCGGAGTCGTCGCGGCGGCTCACGCGGGCCGGCCCGGCATGATCGCGGGGGTCGTCCCCGCCGCCGTACGGGCCATGACCGAACTCGGCGCCGATCCCGCCCGGATCGTCGCCCGCACCGGACCCGCCGTCTGCGGCCGGTGCTACGAAGTGCCGGAGGAGATGCGCGCCGACGTCGCCGCGATCGAGCCCGCGGCGTACGCCGAGACGAGTTGGGGCACCCCGGCCGTCGACGTGACCGCCGGAGTGCACGCACAGCTCGACCGGCTCGGGGTGCGCGACCGGGAGCAGTCGCCGGTGTGCACCCGGGAATCGGGCGACCACTTCTCGTACCGCCGCGATCGCACCACGGGGCGACTCGCGGGATATGTCTGGCTGGACTGA
- the murG gene encoding undecaprenyldiphospho-muramoylpentapeptide beta-N-acetylglucosaminyltransferase — translation MHVVLAGGGTAGHIEPALALADALRRQDPTVGITALGTERGLETTLVPQRGYELALIPAVPLPRKPTPELITVPGRLRGTIKAAEQILERTKADAVVGFGGYVALPGYLAAKRLGVPIVIHEANARPGLANKIGSRYAAQVAVSTPDSKLRGARYIGIPLRRTIATLDRAAVRPEARAAFGLDPNLPTLLVSGGSQGARRLNEVVQQVAPWLQQAGIQILHAVGPKNELPQVHHMPGMPPYIPVPYVDRMDLAYAAADMMLCRAGAMTVAELSAVGLPAAYVPLPIGNGEQRLNAQPVVKAGGGLLVDDAELTPEWVQQNVLPVLADPHRLYQMSRAAAEFGRRDADDLLVGMVYEAIAANRARH, via the coding sequence GTGCATGTCGTACTCGCCGGTGGGGGGACCGCCGGCCACATCGAGCCCGCGCTCGCCCTCGCGGACGCCCTGCGCAGGCAGGACCCGACCGTGGGAATCACGGCCCTGGGCACGGAGCGCGGCCTGGAGACCACACTCGTTCCGCAGCGGGGCTATGAGCTTGCGCTGATCCCCGCCGTACCGCTGCCACGCAAGCCCACCCCCGAGCTGATCACCGTCCCGGGCCGGCTGCGCGGCACGATCAAGGCCGCCGAGCAGATCCTGGAGCGCACCAAGGCGGACGCCGTCGTCGGCTTCGGCGGGTACGTGGCCCTGCCCGGCTACCTCGCCGCCAAGCGCCTGGGCGTGCCCATCGTGATCCACGAGGCCAACGCCCGCCCCGGCCTGGCCAACAAGATCGGCTCGCGGTACGCCGCCCAGGTCGCCGTCTCCACCCCGGACAGCAAGCTGCGCGGCGCCCGTTACATCGGCATCCCGCTGCGGCGCACCATCGCCACCCTCGACCGGGCCGCCGTCCGCCCCGAGGCCCGCGCGGCGTTCGGCCTCGACCCGAACCTGCCGACCCTGCTGGTCTCCGGCGGCTCCCAGGGCGCCCGTCGTCTCAACGAGGTCGTCCAGCAGGTCGCCCCTTGGCTCCAGCAGGCCGGCATCCAGATCCTGCACGCGGTCGGCCCGAAGAACGAACTGCCGCAGGTGCACCATATGCCGGGGATGCCGCCGTACATCCCGGTACCGTACGTGGACCGGATGGACCTCGCGTACGCCGCGGCCGACATGATGCTCTGCCGCGCGGGCGCGATGACCGTCGCCGAGCTCTCCGCCGTCGGACTCCCGGCCGCCTACGTCCCGCTGCCCATCGGCAACGGTGAACAGCGGCTCAACGCCCAGCCGGTGGTCAAGGCCGGCGGCGGCCTGCTGGTCGACGACGCGGAACTCACCCCGGAGTGGGTCCAGCAGAACGTCCTGCCCGTGCTCGCCGACCCGCACCGGCTGTACCAGATGTCCCGCGCCGCCGCCGAGTTCGGCCGCCGGGACGCCGACGACCTGCTCGTCGGCATGGTGTACGAGGCGATCGCCGCCAACCGTGCACGTCACTAG
- a CDS encoding cell division protein FtsQ/DivIB, with protein sequence MAGPTTAERGERQQESSSAPPPVRRLRPPGPRTIIILAVALVLLGGGALWALYGSQWLRVERVSVSGTDVLTPAQVREAADVPLGSPLISVDTDAIEARLLRKLPRIDSVDVTRSWPHGIGLKVVERTPVLIVEKGGKFVEVDDDGVRFATVSQAPKGIPALELTVSESGSAAASLRRFGEGRLVREAVRVAGDLPAAVARTTRTVKVRSYDDISLELSGGRTVAWGSGEKGAAKARTLSALLKAAPDARYFDVSVPTAPASSGS encoded by the coding sequence GTGGCCGGACCGACCACCGCCGAACGCGGTGAACGCCAGCAGGAGTCGTCGTCCGCCCCGCCCCCTGTCCGCCGGTTGAGGCCGCCCGGGCCTCGTACGATCATCATCCTGGCCGTCGCGCTGGTTCTCCTCGGCGGCGGTGCCCTCTGGGCCCTGTACGGCTCCCAATGGCTGCGCGTGGAGCGGGTGTCGGTCTCCGGCACCGACGTGCTGACGCCCGCACAGGTGCGCGAGGCGGCCGACGTGCCGCTCGGATCGCCGTTGATTTCCGTCGACACCGATGCGATTGAGGCACGGTTGCTCCGGAAATTGCCCCGAATTGACTCGGTTGACGTGACACGCTCCTGGCCGCACGGAATCGGGCTGAAAGTGGTTGAGCGCACTCCGGTCCTGATTGTCGAAAAGGGCGGAAAGTTTGTCGAAGTGGACGATGACGGCGTCCGTTTTGCCACGGTTTCTCAGGCTCCGAAAGGCATCCCCGCCCTCGAATTGACGGTCTCCGAGTCGGGCTCCGCCGCCGCGAGCCTGCGCCGCTTCGGCGAGGGCCGGCTGGTGCGCGAGGCGGTCCGCGTCGCCGGTGACCTTCCGGCCGCCGTCGCGCGAACGACCCGGACCGTCAAGGTGCGTTCGTACGACGACATCTCGCTGGAGTTGAGCGGTGGCCGCACGGTCGCGTGGGGGAGTGGCGAGAAGGGCGCGGCGAAGGCCCGTACGCTCAGCGCTCTGCTGAAAGCGGCGCCCGATGCGCGGTACTTCGACGTCTCGGTTCCCACCGCCCCTGCGTCATCAGGGAGTTGA
- the ileS gene encoding isoleucine--tRNA ligase: MTTPQYRQVPAQVDLPALEHAVLDFWREQKIFAKSLEQSEGRPEWVFYEGPPTANGMPGAHHIEARVFKDVFPRFRTMRGYHVARKAGWDCHGLPVELAVEKELGFSGKQDIEAYGIAEFNVRCRDSVLRHTDAFSELTTRMGYWVDLDDAYVTMDPEYIESVWWSLKEIFNKDLLVQDHRVAPWCPRCGTGLSDHELAQGYETVVDPSVYVRFPLTSGPLAGEAALLVWTTTPWTLVSNTAVAAHPDVTYVVATDGQEKLVVAEPLVGKALGEGWETTGQSFTGAEMERWTYQRPFELVEFPEPAHYVVNAEYVTTEDGTGLVHQSPAFGEDDLKVCRAYGLPVVNPVRPDGTFEADVPLVGGVFFKKADEKLTEDLHDRGLLFKHIPYEHSYPHCWRCHTALLYYAQPSWYIRTTAIKDRLLQENENTNWFPDTVKHGRYGDWLNNNIDWALSRNRYWGTPLPIWRCEDDHLTVVGSRAELTELTGTDQSNLDPHRPFIDDVTFACPKDACGKTATRVPEVIDAWYDSGSMPFAQWGYPYKNKELFESRYPAQFISEAIDQTRGWFYTLMAVGTLVFDKSSYENVVCLGHILAEDGRKMSKHLGNILQPIPLMDQHGADAVRWFMAAGGSPWAARRVGHGTIQEVVRKTLLTYWNTVAFQALYARTSNWAPSEADPAPADRPVLDRWLLSELHALTDQVTQALEAYDTQRAGKLLSAFVDDLSNWYVRRSRRRFWQGDKAALRTLHEVVETVTKLMAPLTPFITERVWQDLVVPVSPGAPESVHLATWPEADLSAIDPELSRQMVLVRRLVELGRATRAESGVKTRQPLRRALVAVTGFDTLNPELHAQITEELNVESLASLSEVGGSLVDTTAKANFRALGKRFGKRVQDVAKAVANADAAALSLALREGTASVEVDGETITLAPDEVIITETPREGWSVASDSGATVALDLEITEELRQAGLARDAIRLIQEARKNSGLDVADRIALRWTSTDPAVIAALTEHAGLLADEVLSTDFAQGEPDDTYGTAFTDEGLSLTFHLRKA; the protein is encoded by the coding sequence ATGACAACGCCGCAGTACCGCCAGGTGCCCGCCCAGGTCGACCTGCCCGCCCTTGAGCACGCCGTGCTCGACTTCTGGCGCGAGCAGAAGATTTTCGCCAAGAGCCTGGAGCAGTCCGAGGGCCGCCCCGAATGGGTGTTCTACGAGGGCCCGCCCACCGCCAACGGCATGCCCGGCGCCCACCACATCGAGGCCCGCGTCTTCAAGGACGTCTTCCCCCGCTTCCGCACCATGCGCGGCTACCACGTGGCCCGCAAGGCCGGCTGGGACTGCCACGGCCTGCCCGTGGAGCTCGCGGTGGAGAAGGAGCTCGGCTTCAGCGGCAAGCAGGACATCGAGGCGTACGGCATCGCCGAGTTCAACGTCCGCTGCCGCGACTCCGTGCTGCGCCACACCGACGCGTTCTCCGAGCTGACGACCCGCATGGGCTACTGGGTCGACCTCGACGACGCCTACGTCACGATGGACCCCGAGTACATCGAATCGGTCTGGTGGTCGCTCAAGGAGATCTTCAACAAGGACCTGCTGGTCCAGGACCACCGCGTCGCCCCCTGGTGCCCCCGCTGCGGCACCGGCCTCTCGGACCACGAGCTGGCGCAGGGCTACGAGACGGTCGTCGACCCGTCCGTGTACGTCCGCTTCCCCCTCACCTCCGGCCCGCTCGCCGGCGAGGCCGCGCTCCTGGTGTGGACGACGACCCCCTGGACGCTGGTCTCCAACACCGCGGTCGCCGCGCACCCCGACGTCACCTATGTCGTCGCCACCGACGGCCAGGAGAAGCTCGTCGTCGCCGAGCCGCTCGTCGGCAAGGCCCTCGGCGAGGGCTGGGAGACCACCGGCCAGTCCTTCACGGGCGCCGAGATGGAGCGCTGGACGTATCAACGTCCGTTCGAGCTCGTGGAGTTCCCGGAGCCCGCCCACTACGTGGTGAACGCCGAGTACGTCACGACCGAGGACGGCACGGGTCTGGTCCACCAGTCCCCCGCCTTCGGTGAGGACGACCTCAAGGTCTGCCGCGCCTACGGCCTCCCGGTCGTGAACCCGGTCCGCCCCGACGGCACCTTCGAGGCGGACGTCCCCCTGGTCGGCGGCGTCTTCTTCAAGAAGGCGGACGAGAAGCTCACGGAAGACCTCCACGACCGCGGCCTCCTCTTCAAGCACATCCCGTACGAGCACAGCTACCCGCACTGCTGGCGCTGCCACACCGCGCTCCTCTACTACGCGCAGCCGTCCTGGTACATCCGCACCACGGCCATCAAGGACCGCCTCCTCCAGGAGAACGAGAACACCAACTGGTTCCCGGACACGGTCAAGCACGGCCGGTACGGCGACTGGCTGAACAACAACATCGACTGGGCGCTGTCCCGCAACCGCTACTGGGGCACCCCGCTGCCGATCTGGCGCTGCGAGGACGACCACCTCACGGTCGTCGGCTCCCGCGCGGAGCTCACCGAGCTGACGGGCACGGACCAGTCGAACCTGGACCCGCACCGCCCGTTCATCGACGACGTCACCTTCGCCTGCCCCAAGGACGCCTGCGGCAAGACGGCCACGCGCGTGCCCGAGGTCATCGACGCCTGGTACGACTCGGGTTCGATGCCGTTCGCGCAGTGGGGCTACCCGTACAAGAACAAGGAACTCTTCGAGTCCCGCTACCCGGCCCAGTTCATCAGCGAGGCCATCGACCAGACCCGCGGCTGGTTCTACACCCTGATGGCGGTCGGCACCCTGGTCTTCGACAAGTCGTCGTACGAGAACGTCGTCTGCCTCGGCCACATCCTCGCCGAGGACGGCCGCAAGATGTCCAAGCACCTGGGCAACATCCTTCAGCCGATCCCGCTGATGGACCAGCACGGCGCCGACGCGGTCCGCTGGTTCATGGCGGCCGGCGGCTCCCCGTGGGCGGCCCGCCGCGTGGGCCACGGCACGATCCAGGAGGTCGTCCGCAAGACGCTCCTCACGTACTGGAACACCGTCGCCTTCCAGGCCCTGTACGCCCGCACCTCCAACTGGGCGCCCAGCGAGGCGGATCCGGCCCCGGCCGACCGCCCCGTCCTGGACCGCTGGCTGCTGTCCGAACTCCACGCGCTCACCGACCAGGTGACGCAGGCTCTGGAGGCGTACGACACCCAGCGCGCCGGCAAGCTCCTCTCGGCGTTCGTCGACGACCTGTCCAACTGGTACGTCCGCCGCTCGCGTCGCCGCTTCTGGCAGGGCGACAAGGCCGCGCTGCGCACGCTGCACGAGGTCGTCGAGACGGTGACGAAGCTGATGGCGCCGCTGACCCCGTTCATCACCGAGCGGGTCTGGCAGGACCTGGTCGTCCCGGTGTCCCCGGGCGCGCCTGAGTCGGTCCACCTGGCCACCTGGCCGGAGGCCGATCTCTCCGCCATCGACCCGGAGTTGTCGCGGCAGATGGTCCTCGTCCGCCGGCTGGTCGAGCTGGGGCGTGCCACGCGCGCGGAGTCGGGCGTGAAGACCCGTCAGCCGCTGAGGCGCGCGCTGGTCGCGGTGACGGGCTTCGACACCCTGAACCCCGAACTGCACGCGCAGATCACGGAGGAGCTGAACGTCGAGTCCCTGGCGTCCCTCTCCGAGGTCGGCGGCAGCCTGGTCGACACCACCGCCAAGGCCAACTTCCGGGCCCTGGGCAAGCGGTTCGGCAAGCGCGTCCAGGACGTGGCGAAGGCGGTCGCGAACGCCGACGCGGCGGCACTGTCGCTTGCGCTCCGCGAAGGCACGGCGTCGGTCGAGGTCGACGGCGAGACCATCACCCTCGCTCCCGACGAGGTCATCATCACGGAGACCCCGCGCGAGGGCTGGTCGGTCGCCTCCGACTCCGGTGCGACGGTCGCCCTGGACCTGGAGATCACGGAGGAGCTCCGCCAGGCGGGCCTCGCCCGTGACGCGATCCGTCTGATCCAGGAGGCCCGCAAGAACAGCGGCCTGGACGTCGCCGACCGGATCGCCCTGCGCTGGACGTCCACGGACCCGGCAGTGATCGCGGCCCTGACCGAACACGCCGGCCTGCTCGCCGACGAGGTCCTGTCGACGGACTTCGCCCAGGGCGAGCCGGACGACACCTACGGCACCGCGTTCACCGACGAGGGCCTGTCGCTGACGTTCCACCTGCGCAAGGCGTAA